In Nitratireductor basaltis, the following are encoded in one genomic region:
- a CDS encoding peptidase C39 family protein has translation MNADIRPARASDIDALLQIENSVFSTDRISRRSFRQHIDSDSASLLVADNRGQVLGYCLVLYRAGSGVARLYSIAVANNAGMKGLGQALLAAAERDAYGHERLVLRLEVREDNARAIDLYERAGFRRFRRDEQYYEDGSPALRFEKLLRGEPISTQPVPYYEQREEFTCGPCCLMMAMARFKQDFKPDPVFEIRLWREATTVFMLSGPGGCEPFGLAVAAAEHGLSASVYVSRNGPLFLESVRAPEKQRVMRLAQKDFLKRAQALGIETHRRAFSLDDITNALGSNKVVAVLISGYLMFGKKVPHWVLAIGHDAEHIVVHDPWVEDERGETASDAAAIPIPNEIFMRMARFGQNNLRAAVVLGDADAK, from the coding sequence TGAATGCCGACATACGTCCGGCACGCGCATCAGACATCGATGCGCTCCTGCAGATCGAAAACAGTGTCTTTTCCACCGACCGGATATCCCGCCGCTCGTTTCGCCAACACATAGACAGTGACAGTGCGAGTCTTCTCGTTGCGGACAATCGCGGGCAGGTGCTGGGCTATTGCCTGGTGCTTTACCGGGCGGGAAGCGGAGTGGCGCGCCTCTACTCCATAGCCGTCGCCAATAATGCAGGGATGAAGGGGCTTGGGCAGGCATTGCTGGCTGCAGCGGAGCGCGACGCCTATGGCCATGAGCGTCTTGTGCTCAGGCTGGAGGTGCGCGAGGACAATGCCCGCGCAATCGACCTCTACGAGCGTGCCGGCTTCCGCCGTTTCAGGCGCGACGAGCAATATTACGAAGACGGCTCGCCGGCCCTGCGCTTCGAAAAACTGCTGCGGGGCGAACCGATCAGCACCCAGCCCGTGCCCTACTACGAGCAGCGCGAAGAGTTCACCTGTGGTCCTTGCTGCCTGATGATGGCCATGGCCCGGTTCAAGCAGGATTTCAAACCCGATCCGGTGTTCGAGATTCGTCTCTGGCGAGAAGCAACAACCGTTTTCATGCTGTCCGGTCCCGGTGGATGCGAGCCTTTCGGCCTTGCTGTCGCCGCAGCCGAACATGGATTGTCGGCCTCGGTCTATGTTTCGCGCAACGGACCACTCTTCCTGGAGTCTGTGCGCGCTCCGGAAAAGCAGCGTGTCATGCGCCTTGCACAGAAGGATTTTCTCAAGAGAGCGCAAGCTCTCGGGATCGAAACCCATCGCCGCGCATTTTCGCTGGATGACATCACCAATGCCCTTGGGTCGAACAAGGTCGTGGCGGTGCTGATCAGCGGTTACCTGATGTTCGGCAAGAAGGTGCCGCATTGGGTTCTGGCGATCGGCCACGACGCGGAACACATAGTGGTCCACGATCCTTGGGTGGAGGACGAGAGGGGGGAAACGGCATCGGATGCGGCTGCCATTCCCATCCCCAACGAGATTTTCATGCGCATGGCGCGTTTCGGTCAGAACAATCTGCGCGCCGCCGTGGTACTGGGAGATGCAGACGCCAAATGA